One genomic segment of Caldimonas brevitalea includes these proteins:
- the mobA gene encoding molybdenum cofactor guanylyltransferase MobA, producing MSSAVQYPTPPVHEITGLVLAGGRGTRMGGVDKGLQPFRGEPLVAHALRRLAPQTTALMISANRSLPAYRGYGVPVHADALPDYPGPLAGLLSGLQHCRTPYLVSVPCDTPLFPLDLVARLADALGHAGADIAVARSGDRLQPVFCLLKTTLAGSLMRYLASGERRIAYWTAQHARVEVPFDPPSAFFNANTLEELQELERVHE from the coding sequence ATGTCCTCCGCCGTGCAGTACCCCACCCCCCCGGTGCACGAGATCACCGGCCTCGTGTTGGCCGGCGGTCGCGGCACCCGCATGGGTGGTGTCGACAAGGGCTTGCAGCCGTTTCGCGGCGAACCGCTGGTGGCCCATGCGCTGCGTCGACTCGCGCCGCAAACCACCGCGCTGATGATCAGCGCCAACCGATCGCTCCCGGCCTACCGCGGCTATGGTGTGCCGGTGCATGCCGACGCCCTGCCCGACTATCCCGGCCCGCTGGCCGGCCTGCTGTCGGGCCTGCAGCACTGCCGCACGCCCTACCTCGTCTCGGTGCCCTGCGACACGCCTTTGTTCCCGCTCGACCTGGTGGCGCGGCTGGCCGATGCCCTGGGGCATGCGGGAGCCGACATCGCGGTGGCGCGCAGCGGCGATCGACTGCAGCCGGTGTTCTGCCTGCTGAAAACAACGCTGGCGGGCAGCCTGATGCGCTACTTGGCCAGCGGCGAGCGCAGAATTGCCTATTGGACCGCCCAGCACGCCCGTGTCGAGGTGCCCTTCGACCCCCCATCGGCCTTTTTCAATGCCAACACCTTGGAAGAGCTTCAGGAGCTCGAACGAGTCCATGAATAA
- a CDS encoding HD-GYP domain-containing protein, whose amino-acid sequence MKNNNAPASAIHVHQLKVGMHVHLDVGWMDHPFARSSFKIASAAQIEAIRGMGLEQVRWDPLRSEPGVVPEPLPAPAPAAHPVAVVIDQEAAAREARRDLMAAQQASLARCEREFAQAGRVHRQVFEQVQAQPEQAGRASVQLIDGFLGHVTDSRDTCLRLLGETSGERSSSHPVNVAVIAMLLGKAIGLSGEELHELGVGAMLHDIGKVALPERVRCRDDRHSHADVQFYQEHVAHGIDLARKMKLSLGAALVIAQHHEHVDGTGFPQRLTGDRISKAARIVALANCFDNLCNPHNPIKALTPHEALSLMFAQMKARFDAVMLGAFIKMMGVYPPGSVVQLTDDRYAMVVSVNAARPLKPRVIVHEPGVPREEALIVDLEDQAGLGIRRSLKPAQLPKDSLDYLSPRERVCYFFEGGSPVRDEATEGMAA is encoded by the coding sequence ATGAAAAACAACAACGCGCCTGCTTCTGCGATCCACGTCCACCAGCTCAAGGTCGGCATGCATGTGCATCTCGATGTCGGCTGGATGGACCACCCGTTCGCCCGCAGCAGCTTCAAGATCGCCTCGGCCGCACAGATCGAGGCGATCCGCGGCATGGGGCTGGAGCAGGTGCGTTGGGACCCACTGCGCAGCGAGCCGGGTGTGGTGCCCGAGCCGCTGCCGGCCCCGGCGCCGGCGGCCCACCCGGTGGCGGTGGTGATCGACCAGGAGGCCGCGGCCCGCGAGGCGCGCCGTGACCTGATGGCCGCCCAGCAAGCCAGCCTGGCACGGTGCGAGCGCGAGTTCGCGCAGGCCGGACGGGTGCACCGGCAGGTGTTCGAGCAGGTTCAGGCGCAGCCCGAACAGGCCGGGCGAGCCTCGGTGCAGCTGATCGACGGCTTTCTCGGTCATGTCACCGACAGCCGGGACACCTGCCTCCGCCTGCTCGGCGAGACCTCGGGTGAACGCTCTTCTTCGCACCCCGTCAACGTCGCGGTCATCGCCATGTTGCTGGGCAAGGCGATCGGCTTGTCGGGCGAAGAACTGCACGAACTGGGGGTAGGGGCCATGCTGCACGACATCGGCAAAGTCGCCTTGCCTGAACGGGTGCGATGCCGCGACGACCGCCACTCGCACGCCGACGTTCAGTTCTACCAGGAGCACGTCGCCCACGGTATCGACCTGGCCCGCAAGATGAAGCTGAGCCTGGGCGCCGCCCTCGTGATCGCGCAGCATCACGAGCATGTGGACGGCACCGGGTTCCCCCAGCGGCTGACGGGGGACCGTATCAGCAAGGCCGCGCGCATCGTGGCGCTGGCCAACTGCTTCGACAACTTGTGCAACCCGCACAACCCGATCAAGGCGCTGACGCCGCACGAGGCCTTGTCGCTGATGTTCGCTCAGATGAAGGCGCGCTTCGACGCCGTGATGCTGGGGGCTTTCATCAAGATGATGGGCGTCTACCCGCCCGGCTCGGTGGTGCAGCTGACCGACGACCGTTACGCCATGGTGGTGTCGGTCAACGCGGCCCGCCCGTTGAAGCCGCGCGTCATCGTCCACGAGCCGGGGGTGCCGCGCGAAGAGGCGCTGATCGTCGACCTCGAAGATCAGGCCGGCCTTGGCATTCGCCGCAGCCTCAAGCCGGCTCAGCTCCCCAAGGACTCGCTCGATTACCTGTCGCCGCGCGAGCGTGTGTGCTACTTCTTCGAAGGCGGCAGCCCGGTGCGCGACGAGGCAACCGAGGGGATGGCGGCATGA
- a CDS encoding C40 family peptidase — protein MSQHLLLARVRWALSALALASAPVLAAPDTPDTVHQFLNERGLVQPTSFGSAQPALPAGAAPGEKKGLMAHMRDAASEMVMTSMNFLGVPYRLGGNSAEEGFDCSGFTRYIFEHSLGLVLPRRAEEQAKAPGLIAVKREDLKPGDLVFFNTLRRTFSHVGIYIGEGKFIHSPRSGSEVRIEDMRIKYWTKRFTGARRSPVLEAAGTPVQGAEALSGLRNSLRAGGEPETPQATLSSSHYSP, from the coding sequence ATGTCACAGCACCTCCTCCTCGCACGCGTCCGCTGGGCCCTGTCGGCCCTGGCGCTGGCCAGCGCGCCGGTGCTGGCCGCCCCCGATACGCCCGACACCGTCCACCAGTTTCTGAACGAGCGCGGTCTGGTGCAGCCAACTTCGTTCGGGAGCGCCCAACCCGCGCTGCCGGCGGGCGCCGCGCCCGGCGAGAAGAAGGGGTTGATGGCGCACATGCGCGACGCCGCGTCCGAGATGGTCATGACGTCGATGAACTTCCTCGGCGTGCCGTACCGCCTCGGCGGCAACTCCGCGGAAGAAGGCTTCGACTGCAGCGGCTTCACCCGCTACATCTTCGAACACAGCCTGGGTCTGGTGCTGCCGCGCCGTGCCGAAGAGCAGGCCAAGGCACCCGGCCTGATCGCGGTCAAGCGCGAAGACCTCAAACCCGGCGACCTGGTGTTCTTCAACACCTTGCGCCGCACCTTCAGCCACGTCGGCATCTACATCGGCGAAGGCAAGTTCATCCACTCCCCCCGCAGCGGGTCCGAGGTGCGCATCGAAGACATGCGCATCAAGTACTGGACCAAACGTTTCACCGGCGCCCGGCGTTCCCCGGTGCTGGAAGCGGCCGGCACGCCGGTTCAGGGCGCGGAAGCGCTGAGCGGCCTGCGCAACAGCCTGCGTGCCGGGGGGGAGCCCGAGACGCCGCAGGCCACCTTGTCCTCCAGCCACTACTCGCCCTGA
- the glp gene encoding gephyrin-like molybdotransferase Glp produces MTDVSLLPVGGAVPDLLHVEQARALIARELRPVEHREAVGLRAALGRVLAADVVSELDVPAHDNSAMDGYAFDGAALAAAVPLDLSVVGTALAGRPYPGRVGRGEAVRIMTGAPLPEGVDTVVPQELVAVAGTRLQVPAGAVRPGDNVRARGEDLARGRPALKAGRWLRPADLGLLASLGQAQVPVWRRLKVACFSTGDELRVIGEPLPPACVHDSNRHTLLALLQGLGVVDAYDLGVVPDDPAALEATLRAAAETVDVVLTSGGVSEGDADHTRRLLERLGQVSFWKLAIRPGRPLAAGHLDAGGRRTLLFGLPGNPVAAMVAFHVFVRDALLTLAGATPTPAPRLRAQSQDTIRKKPGRTEYQRGILSHQDGVPVVRLTGAQGSGILSSMSQANALVVLPHDQAGVSPGDWVDVLPFDGLL; encoded by the coding sequence ATGACCGACGTGTCGTTGTTGCCGGTCGGTGGGGCCGTGCCGGACCTGTTGCACGTGGAGCAGGCGCGCGCGCTGATCGCGCGGGAATTGCGCCCGGTGGAGCACCGCGAAGCGGTCGGCTTGCGAGCCGCGCTCGGCCGGGTCCTGGCGGCGGACGTGGTGTCCGAACTCGACGTGCCGGCGCACGACAACTCGGCGATGGACGGCTACGCCTTCGACGGCGCCGCGCTGGCGGCCGCTGTCCCGCTCGACTTGTCGGTGGTCGGCACGGCGCTCGCCGGGCGGCCCTATCCCGGCCGCGTGGGCCGGGGCGAAGCGGTGCGCATCATGACCGGTGCGCCGCTGCCCGAAGGCGTCGACACCGTGGTCCCCCAAGAACTGGTCGCCGTCGCCGGCACCCGCTTGCAGGTGCCGGCGGGCGCCGTTCGGCCCGGCGACAACGTGCGCGCACGCGGGGAAGACCTGGCCCGGGGCCGGCCGGCGCTCAAGGCCGGCCGTTGGCTGCGGCCGGCCGACCTGGGCTTGCTGGCGTCGCTCGGACAGGCGCAGGTGCCCGTGTGGCGGCGCCTCAAGGTGGCGTGCTTCTCGACCGGCGATGAATTGCGCGTCATCGGCGAACCCCTGCCGCCGGCCTGTGTCCACGACAGCAACCGCCACACGCTGCTGGCGCTGCTGCAAGGCCTGGGGGTCGTCGACGCGTACGACCTCGGGGTCGTGCCGGACGACCCGGCGGCGCTCGAGGCCACCCTGCGCGCGGCGGCCGAGACCGTCGACGTGGTGCTCACCTCCGGCGGCGTGTCCGAAGGTGACGCCGATCACACGCGGCGGCTGCTGGAACGCCTCGGCCAGGTGTCGTTCTGGAAGCTGGCGATCCGGCCCGGCCGCCCGCTTGCGGCCGGCCACCTCGACGCCGGCGGCCGGCGCACCCTGCTGTTCGGGCTGCCCGGCAACCCGGTGGCGGCGATGGTGGCGTTCCATGTGTTCGTGCGCGACGCCTTGCTCACGCTCGCCGGGGCCACGCCGACGCCGGCGCCGCGCTTGCGTGCCCAGTCCCAGGACACCATCCGCAAGAAGCCCGGGCGCACTGAATACCAGCGCGGCATCCTGAGCCATCAGGACGGGGTCCCGGTGGTGCGCCTGACCGGCGCACAAGGCTCGGGCATCCTCAGTTCGATGTCGCAGGCCAACGCGCTGGTGGTGCTGCCGCACGACCAGGCCGGCGTGTCGCCCGGCGACTGGGTCGACGTGCTGCCGTTCGACGGGCTGCTGTGA
- a CDS encoding GNAT family N-acetyltransferase, protein MNKSAPVLIRRLHPEDLSAYKALRDEALERHPESFTSDPRTERVRSPESYLGRLGWSEPLGGTFLLGAWLGDELAGTVACERELMPKVRHRASIVGMYVRERHTRRGIGRELLAASIELARQAEGLEILTLTVTASSERTVRMYERAGFRMYGLLPRAIRVESGTRADYYDKAYMLLEL, encoded by the coding sequence ATGAATAAGTCCGCACCGGTGCTGATCCGCCGTCTGCATCCCGAAGACCTGTCCGCCTACAAGGCCCTGCGCGACGAGGCACTCGAGCGGCACCCCGAATCCTTCACGTCCGACCCGCGCACCGAACGCGTCCGGTCCCCCGAGAGCTACCTCGGCCGGCTCGGATGGTCCGAACCGCTGGGCGGCACCTTTCTGCTCGGCGCCTGGCTCGGCGACGAGCTGGCCGGCACCGTCGCCTGCGAGCGCGAACTGATGCCCAAGGTGCGCCACCGGGCCAGCATCGTCGGCATGTATGTGCGCGAACGCCACACCCGCCGCGGCATCGGCCGCGAGTTGCTGGCCGCCAGCATCGAGTTGGCCCGGCAGGCCGAAGGCCTGGAGATCCTCACGTTGACCGTGACCGCGTCGAGCGAGCGCACGGTGCGCATGTACGAGCGCGCCGGCTTTCGCATGTACGGCCTGCTGCCGCGCGCGATCCGGGTCGAATCGGGGACGCGCGCGGACTACTACGACAAGGCCTACATGCTGCTGGAGCTGTGA
- the soxY gene encoding thiosulfate oxidation carrier protein SoxY, with the protein MMANRRQFLQSGASTAVLGLAASAGLLPAAAQAAWSKAAFEAKGLAEVAKALGGAAPVESAEVQLNAPEIAENGNVVRVAASSSLPGTTQVAILVEKNPNTLAAVFDVVDGTEANFATNIKMSQTSKVYALVKAGDKYHYAVKEVKVTLGGCGG; encoded by the coding sequence GTGATGGCAAACCGCAGGCAGTTTCTGCAGTCCGGCGCGAGCACCGCGGTGCTTGGGCTGGCTGCCAGCGCGGGTCTGCTCCCCGCTGCCGCTCAGGCCGCCTGGAGCAAGGCCGCATTCGAGGCCAAGGGCCTGGCCGAGGTCGCCAAGGCGCTGGGCGGTGCAGCCCCCGTCGAGAGCGCCGAGGTGCAGTTGAACGCGCCCGAAATTGCCGAGAACGGCAATGTGGTGCGGGTGGCGGCGTCCAGCAGCCTGCCCGGCACCACCCAGGTCGCGATCCTGGTCGAGAAGAACCCGAACACGCTCGCCGCGGTGTTCGACGTCGTCGACGGCACCGAAGCCAATTTCGCGACCAACATCAAGATGAGCCAGACCTCCAAGGTCTATGCGCTGGTCAAGGCGGGCGACAAGTATCACTATGCCGTCAAGGAAGTGAAGGTCACGCTCGGCGGCTGCGGCGGCTGA
- a CDS encoding propionate--CoA ligase produces MHYEDFYRRSIDERDAFWAEQAGAIDWETPPQVICDDSRPPFARWFVGGRTNLCHNAVDRHLAERAGQNALIHVSSETGQERVYSYAELHAEVVRCAAVLESLGVGLGDRVLIYMPMVPEAVFAMLACVRLGAIHSVVFGGFASTSLASRIDDAKPSVVVAADAGSRAGKVLPYKPLLDEAIRLARHAPRHVVLVDRGLAPAPRVDGRDLDYAALCEAQAGKDVPCVWVDATHPSYTLYTSGTTGRPKGVQRDTGGYAVALAASMRHIFCGQAGETFFSTSDIGWVVGHSYIVYGPLLAGMATILYEGLPIRPDPGIWWQLVERYRVTAMFSAPTAVRVLKKQDPSFLTRHDLSSLRALFLAGEPLDEPTARWIGDALGKPVVDNYWQTETGWPVLTLARGLDPRPGKPGSPGVPMYGYDVKLLHEVTGEELTEPHQKGVLAIAGPLPPGCMQTVWGDDARFVDTYWRSFPGRLAYNTFDWGIRDEDGYFFILGRTDDVINVAGHRLGTREIEECIAGHPAVAEVAVVGVADTLKGQAAMAFAVLRDAAAAADAAGRQRLEADLQQHVDARLGAVARPAAVTFVTALPKTRSGKLLRRAIQALCEGRDPGDLTTIEDPSTLRQIQDALAAR; encoded by the coding sequence ATGCACTACGAAGATTTCTATCGCCGCTCGATCGACGAGCGCGACGCCTTCTGGGCCGAACAGGCCGGCGCAATCGACTGGGAGACGCCGCCCCAGGTGATCTGTGACGACAGCCGGCCGCCCTTCGCGCGCTGGTTCGTCGGCGGCCGCACCAACCTGTGCCACAACGCGGTCGACCGCCATCTCGCCGAGCGCGCAGGCCAGAACGCGTTGATCCACGTCTCGAGCGAAACCGGGCAGGAGCGTGTCTACAGTTATGCCGAGCTGCACGCCGAGGTGGTGCGCTGCGCGGCCGTGTTGGAGTCCCTCGGGGTCGGCCTGGGCGACCGCGTGCTGATCTACATGCCGATGGTGCCCGAGGCGGTGTTCGCGATGCTGGCCTGTGTGCGGCTGGGCGCGATCCATTCGGTCGTGTTCGGCGGTTTTGCCAGCACCAGCCTGGCCAGCCGCATCGACGATGCGAAACCGTCGGTCGTGGTGGCTGCCGACGCCGGCAGCCGGGCCGGCAAGGTGCTGCCCTACAAGCCGCTGCTCGACGAGGCCATCCGCCTGGCCCGGCATGCGCCCCGCCATGTGGTGCTGGTCGACCGCGGGCTGGCGCCGGCCCCCCGAGTCGACGGCCGAGACCTCGATTACGCGGCCCTGTGCGAGGCCCAGGCGGGGAAGGATGTGCCCTGTGTGTGGGTCGACGCCACCCACCCCAGCTACACCCTCTACACCAGCGGCACGACGGGTCGGCCCAAGGGCGTGCAGCGCGACACCGGCGGGTATGCGGTGGCGCTGGCGGCGAGCATGCGCCACATCTTCTGCGGCCAGGCGGGGGAAACGTTTTTTTCCACCAGCGACATCGGCTGGGTGGTGGGGCACAGCTACATCGTCTACGGGCCGCTGTTGGCCGGCATGGCCACCATCCTGTATGAAGGCCTGCCGATCCGCCCCGACCCCGGCATCTGGTGGCAGCTGGTGGAGCGCTACCGCGTCACCGCGATGTTCAGCGCGCCCACCGCGGTGCGGGTGTTGAAGAAGCAGGACCCGAGCTTCCTCACGCGCCACGACCTGTCGTCGCTGCGCGCCTTGTTTCTGGCTGGCGAGCCCTTGGACGAGCCAACCGCCCGCTGGATCGGCGACGCCCTCGGCAAGCCGGTGGTCGACAACTACTGGCAGACCGAGACCGGCTGGCCGGTGCTGACGCTGGCGCGCGGCCTCGACCCGCGGCCCGGCAAGCCAGGCTCGCCGGGCGTGCCGATGTACGGCTACGACGTCAAGCTGCTCCACGAGGTCACCGGCGAGGAACTGACCGAGCCGCACCAGAAGGGCGTGTTGGCGATCGCCGGGCCATTGCCACCGGGCTGCATGCAGACCGTGTGGGGCGACGACGCCCGCTTCGTCGACACGTACTGGCGCAGCTTTCCCGGCCGGCTGGCCTACAACACCTTCGACTGGGGCATCCGCGATGAGGACGGCTATTTCTTCATCCTGGGGCGTACCGACGACGTGATCAACGTCGCCGGCCACCGCCTCGGCACGCGCGAGATCGAGGAGTGCATCGCCGGCCACCCGGCGGTGGCAGAAGTGGCTGTGGTGGGCGTCGCGGACACGCTCAAAGGCCAGGCCGCGATGGCCTTTGCGGTGCTGCGCGACGCTGCTGCCGCCGCCGACGCGGCCGGGCGCCAACGCCTGGAGGCCGACCTGCAGCAACATGTCGACGCGCGCCTGGGGGCGGTGGCCCGGCCCGCCGCTGTGACTTTCGTCACGGCCTTGCCGAAGACCCGTTCCGGCAAGCTGCTGCGCCGCGCCATACAGGCCTTGTGCGAAGGCCGCGACCCGGGCGACCTGACGACCATCGAGGACCCGTCGACCCTGCGGCAGATCCAGGACGCGCTGGCGGCGCGCTGA
- the soxZ gene encoding thiosulfate oxidation carrier complex protein SoxZ produces the protein MADPMRIRAQAQGDKTTVRVLMAHEMESGQRKDSAGKVIPGWYITEVTAQHNGKTVLSAQWGGAVSKNPYLQFSFKGGKAGDKITVTWVDNRGESRSDEAVIA, from the coding sequence ATGGCAGATCCGATGCGCATCCGGGCACAGGCCCAGGGCGACAAGACGACGGTGCGCGTGTTGATGGCGCACGAAATGGAAAGCGGCCAGCGCAAGGACTCGGCCGGCAAGGTCATCCCCGGGTGGTACATCACCGAAGTGACCGCGCAGCACAACGGCAAGACGGTGCTGTCGGCCCAATGGGGCGGGGCCGTGTCGAAGAACCCTTACCTGCAGTTCAGCTTCAAGGGCGGCAAGGCCGGCGACAAGATCACCGTGACCTGGGTCGACAACCGCGGCGAGTCGCGCAGCGACGAAGCGGTCATCGCGTAA
- the moaA gene encoding GTP 3',8-cyclase MoaA — MAHPVFPLADLRRLAALPRAAAPMEPNGHLADSLGRPLRDLRISVTDRCNFRCSYCMPKDVFDKSYRFLPHGALLSFEEITRLARVFVAHGVQKIRLTGGEPLLRKDLERLIAMLADLRTVDGQPLDLTLTTNGSLLARKAQALKQAGLRRITVSLDAMDDGVFRRMNDVDFPVAEVLRGLEAAERAGLGPIKINMVVKRGTNDQEILPMARHFRGTPMVLRFIEYMDVGATNRWRLDDVLPSAEVVRRIDCEHPLQPLSAAREGETAQRWAYRDGGGEIGVISSVTQAFCRDCNRARLSTEGQLFLCLFAHQGHDLRALLRSGASDAQLAGTLAAIWQGRDDRYSELRGALDAAPATAAAAAPRVEMHYIGG; from the coding sequence ATGGCCCACCCCGTTTTTCCCCTTGCGGACCTCCGTCGCCTGGCGGCCCTGCCGCGCGCAGCCGCGCCGATGGAGCCGAACGGGCATCTGGCGGACAGCCTGGGCCGGCCGCTGCGCGATCTGCGCATCTCGGTCACCGACCGGTGCAACTTCCGCTGCAGCTACTGCATGCCGAAGGACGTGTTCGACAAGTCTTATCGATTCCTGCCGCACGGCGCCTTGCTGAGCTTCGAGGAGATCACGCGGCTGGCCCGGGTGTTCGTGGCGCACGGCGTGCAGAAGATCCGTCTGACGGGCGGGGAGCCGTTGCTGCGCAAGGATCTCGAGCGCCTGATCGCGATGCTGGCCGACCTGCGCACGGTCGACGGCCAGCCCCTCGACCTGACCCTCACGACCAACGGCTCGCTGCTCGCGCGCAAGGCGCAAGCGCTCAAGCAAGCCGGCCTGCGCCGCATCACCGTGAGCCTGGATGCGATGGACGACGGCGTATTCCGCCGCATGAACGACGTCGACTTCCCGGTCGCCGAGGTGTTGCGAGGCCTGGAAGCCGCCGAACGTGCGGGCCTGGGGCCGATCAAGATCAACATGGTGGTCAAGCGCGGCACCAACGACCAGGAAATCCTGCCGATGGCGCGCCACTTCCGTGGCACACCGATGGTGCTGCGGTTCATCGAATACATGGACGTCGGCGCGACCAACCGCTGGCGGCTCGACGACGTGTTGCCGTCGGCCGAGGTGGTGCGCCGCATCGATTGCGAACATCCGCTGCAGCCGCTGTCGGCCGCACGCGAGGGCGAGACGGCCCAGCGCTGGGCCTACCGTGACGGCGGCGGCGAAATCGGCGTGATTTCGAGCGTGACGCAGGCCTTTTGCCGCGACTGCAACCGGGCCCGTTTGTCGACCGAGGGCCAGCTGTTCCTGTGTTTGTTCGCGCACCAGGGCCACGACCTGCGGGCGCTGCTGCGCAGCGGTGCGTCCGATGCGCAGCTGGCCGGCACCCTGGCGGCCATCTGGCAGGGCCGCGACGACCGCTATTCGGAGTTGCGCGGGGCGTTGGATGCGGCCCCGGCGACGGCCGCTGCGGCAGCGCCACGCGTCGAGATGCATTACATCGGCGGTTGA
- a CDS encoding EAL and GGDEF domain-containing protein has product MTPAHLQPLLDGMLEAAWLVDPVELRVLAANPGAARLLGVSVQSLVGRAVVELAATPEDLAFWEDVAAGLSDRILSNTLLVRADGSTVAVERRVCRVRFPDGTAVFLVSARDRSEQQRVEDELERRVAELRATLESTADGVLAVDLDGSIRGYNHRFAELWGLPMPLRKRRDGEAVSAWMRNAVADGSGYAERLAQIQATPLLEATDTLVLRSGKIVERVTLPQYSRGQPIGRVYSFRDITLRLAAESRLQLAAKVFEASLDAIVVTDAEHRLMAVNPSCERLTGFARQELVGGCLQDVLSAADADVSVEAVCTELGSQGYWEGELRHRHKDGPGGPCQVSLVRLPDEAGNTLHYIGFIKDLKDKVAAKQRIEELAYTDALTGLPNRLVLNERVEFAIAIARREQHPFALLFVDLDRFKHINDSLGHVFGDRVLVEVAERIKGCVREVDTLARLGGDEFVLLVHQADARGAETAARRVLEALSQPLTLDEVSFTVTASIGIALYPNDGASLGDLIKNADAAMFRVKERGRASFRFYQPQMNVDLLARMKIDHAMRQALPRGRFRLHYQPQLDMRGGKVIGAEALLRWSDDDLGEVSPGQFIPVAEESGFIVALGDWVLAEAVRQAAVWHAQGRELSVSINVSALQFQQANFVERVATAVAVSGLPPQRLELELTESILVQDADEAMLRLQALAALGVRLSIDDFGTGYSSLGYLKRFPIEKLKIDRSFVKGLPDDESDVGIVTAIVKLAKALRLQVIAEGVETEAQRRFLVDAGCDEFQGFLFSPAVASTAFEALLAVPARPLLLPEPAGAALPPL; this is encoded by the coding sequence ATGACCCCCGCGCACCTGCAGCCCTTGCTGGACGGCATGCTCGAGGCGGCCTGGCTGGTCGACCCGGTCGAGCTGCGCGTGCTGGCCGCCAACCCCGGAGCCGCCCGGCTGCTTGGCGTCTCGGTCCAGTCGCTGGTCGGTCGTGCCGTCGTCGAGCTGGCGGCGACACCCGAAGACCTGGCTTTCTGGGAAGACGTGGCGGCGGGCCTGTCGGACCGCATCCTGTCGAACACCTTGCTGGTCCGGGCCGACGGCAGCACCGTGGCCGTCGAGCGCCGCGTGTGCCGGGTGCGCTTTCCGGACGGTACGGCCGTGTTTCTCGTCAGCGCACGCGACCGCAGCGAGCAGCAACGTGTCGAGGACGAGCTGGAAAGGCGGGTGGCCGAGCTTCGGGCCACCCTCGAATCGACGGCCGACGGGGTGCTCGCGGTCGACCTGGACGGCTCGATCCGCGGCTACAACCATCGTTTCGCCGAACTGTGGGGCCTGCCCATGCCGCTGCGCAAACGGCGCGACGGCGAGGCGGTGTCGGCCTGGATGCGCAACGCCGTGGCCGATGGCAGCGGCTATGCCGAGCGGCTGGCGCAGATCCAGGCAACCCCGCTGCTGGAGGCCACCGACACGCTGGTGCTGCGCAGCGGCAAGATCGTCGAGCGGGTCACGCTGCCGCAGTACAGCCGCGGCCAGCCGATCGGGCGCGTCTATTCGTTCCGGGACATCACGCTGCGTCTGGCCGCCGAGTCCCGTCTGCAGCTCGCCGCCAAGGTGTTCGAGGCCAGCCTCGACGCCATCGTCGTGACCGACGCCGAACACCGTCTGATGGCCGTGAACCCGAGCTGCGAGCGGCTCACCGGCTTCGCCCGCCAGGAACTGGTGGGCGGGTGCCTGCAGGACGTGCTGAGCGCCGCAGACGCGGACGTGTCGGTCGAAGCGGTCTGCACCGAACTCGGCTCGCAGGGCTATTGGGAAGGTGAGCTGCGCCACCGCCACAAGGACGGCCCCGGCGGGCCGTGCCAAGTGAGCCTGGTGCGCCTGCCCGACGAAGCCGGCAACACCCTGCACTACATCGGCTTCATCAAGGACCTGAAAGACAAGGTGGCGGCCAAGCAGCGCATCGAGGAGCTGGCTTACACCGACGCGCTCACCGGCCTGCCCAACCGGCTGGTGCTGAACGAACGGGTGGAGTTCGCGATCGCGATCGCCCGGCGCGAGCAACATCCCTTCGCGCTGCTGTTCGTCGACCTCGACCGCTTCAAGCACATCAACGATTCGCTCGGCCATGTGTTCGGCGACCGCGTGCTGGTCGAGGTGGCCGAACGCATCAAGGGCTGTGTGCGCGAGGTGGACACGCTGGCGCGGCTCGGCGGCGACGAATTCGTCCTGCTGGTGCACCAGGCCGACGCGCGCGGTGCCGAAACCGCCGCCCGGCGGGTGCTGGAGGCCTTGTCGCAGCCGTTGACGCTGGACGAGGTCAGCTTCACGGTCACGGCCAGCATCGGCATCGCGCTGTATCCCAACGACGGCGCTTCGCTCGGCGACCTGATCAAGAACGCCGATGCGGCCATGTTCCGCGTCAAGGAGCGCGGCCGGGCCAGCTTCCGCTTCTATCAGCCGCAGATGAACGTGGACCTGCTGGCCCGCATGAAGATCGACCATGCGATGCGCCAGGCCTTGCCGCGCGGGCGCTTCCGGCTGCACTACCAGCCGCAGCTCGACATGCGCGGCGGCAAGGTGATCGGCGCCGAGGCCCTGCTGCGCTGGTCCGATGACGACCTCGGCGAGGTGTCGCCAGGGCAGTTCATCCCGGTGGCCGAGGAGAGCGGCTTCATCGTGGCGCTGGGCGATTGGGTGCTGGCCGAGGCGGTGCGGCAGGCGGCCGTGTGGCATGCGCAGGGTCGCGAGCTGAGTGTCTCGATCAACGTGTCGGCACTGCAGTTCCAGCAGGCGAACTTCGTCGAGCGGGTGGCCACGGCCGTGGCGGTCTCGGGCCTGCCGCCGCAGCGGCTCGAGCTGGAGCTGACCGAATCGATCCTGGTGCAGGACGCCGACGAGGCGATGTTGCGGCTGCAGGCCCTGGCAGCGCTCGGCGTGCGCCTGTCGATCGACGATTTCGGGACCGGCTATTCGAGCCTGGGCTATCTGAAGCGTTTCCCGATCGAGAAGCTGAAGATCGACCGCTCTTTCGTGAAGGGCCTGCCGGACGACGAAAGCGACGTCGGCATCGTCACGGCCATCGTCAAGCTCGCCAAGGCCTTGCGCCTGCAAGTGATCGCGGAAGGGGTCGAGACCGAGGCCCAACGCCGCTTCCTGGTCGATGCGGGCTGCGACGAGTTCCAGGGTTTCCTGTTCTCGCCCGCGGTCGCCAGCACCGCCTTCGAAGCCTTGCTGGCCGTGCCGGCGCGCCCGCTGCTGCTGCCCGAACCCGCCGGTGCGGCCTTGCCGCCGCTGTAG